One Candidatus Woesearchaeota archaeon genomic window, GAGCCAAGGTCAGACTTGTCAAACCTTTTTTTTGAGACTAAGCGGTAGCAGAAGTTTTTGATCTTTCCAGGCGTCTCATTCATTGCTATTATGCTTTGCAACAGGAAAGGGTCATTTTGTTGCAGGCTTTCGATGATTTTTTCCAGTTTGATTTTTATTGAAAGGAATAGTTTTCTAATCATTTCAGATGAATCCATATCATCCACATCAGAAAGTGTTTTTAATATGCAGTGATTGCTTCCTTGCTCTAGTATATGGAATCCTATCTGATGCACGAGGTTTGAAATTAAAAAGATTAATTTCGGATTATCGAAGTGAAGCTCTATTTCATCGTAACCTTTTCTGTACATCAGCAAGATGCATAATGGAAGCACTGACTTTAGGTTTGAGATATCTTTTGTTGTCTTTTCTTTTGTTGCTTTTTTTTGTGTTGAAAGCACTATCCTATTTCCTGTTATTTCCAGATCCAGTTCATCGCCTTGGCTTATCTTGAAGTCCTGCGTCCACTTTCTTGGCAATGTAATTGTAAGTGTGTTGTTTCCCTGACGAATGATTTTTCGCTTCATCCTAAGTGATGGATTGCATACCTTTGCATGCTTTCTACTGTTGTTATTGGAATGTCTACGCCTGCTTTGTGCACATTTCCCTGCTGTGTGCTCATATGAAGCGAATATCCGTCTTCGTAAGGGAACATGTAGGCCTGACTGTGCGCTGTTCCAAACCCGTATGCCCTATTTTTTTTTACGCAGTCAGCAAGACCTAATAATTCATCCTGGGTCATTGGCACTTGCATTCCCTTTTTACCTGCATCCTTTAGCATCAGTGTTGCGCTTCCATTCAAAACAACAGCTAAGCCGTCCTGGAAGTCTTCTGATGCTCTTGCTTCTAAAACTTGCATTTTATATCCTCCTCCTAGTTGTATTGTGGTTTTGCATAAGCTTCGAACTTATGATATTTATGGGATAGTCTTGGAATTTTTGCGCAGACAAAATCTGCGCCGGCTTCAAGAAGCAGCCCTGCATTATTATTTCTTGCAACTGCAAGGCAGGAAAATCCGCCACTTTTAGCTGCTCTTACTCCGCTTATTGAGTCTTCTATGACTAGCGCAGAA contains:
- a CDS encoding AbrB/MazE/SpoVT family DNA-binding domain-containing protein, producing the protein MKRKIIRQGNNTLTITLPRKWTQDFKISQGDELDLEITGNRIVLSTQKKATKEKTTKDISNLKSVLPLCILLMYRKGYDEIELHFDNPKLIFLISNLVHQIGFHILEQGSNHCILKTLSDVDDMDSSEMIRKLFLSIKIKLEKIIESLQQNDPFLLQSIIAMNETPGKIKNFCYRLVSKKRFDKSDLGSYYLAILRDLDNLDSLLNILINSISGISDLKSQKKLLSTLEEFERLFELYYANHFAGNLEQFPSLISNTKSFLERVYLQATDLSAEENRMFLLINNSSLHLENLINTTFLMKI